From Vanrija pseudolonga chromosome 1, complete sequence, a single genomic window includes:
- the Gorasp2 gene encoding Golgi reassembly-stacking protein 2 — translation MGQTSSTSLSTLPELALHCLRVAEHSPADGLIEPFFDYLVGVDEASSVPTTRGAGAGPAVPTPAELARIVEANEGRTIGLTVYNAKTQRVREVHLTPSRAWSSTAEGKERASLLGLSVRVCNPTQALDNVWHILEVLEGSPAEMAGLVPFGDWVCGWAGGPLHGENSFYDLVEAHIDKSLRLYVYSADLDNLREVVVIPNEKWGGSGLLGCGVGYGILHRIPRPATPPSQTDGYGSPLAVTGGLPRDVGRA, via the exons ATGGGCCagacctcctcgacgtcattAAGCACGCTCCccgagctggcgctgcaCTGCCTCCGCGTGGCAGAGcactcgcccgccgacgggctGATTGAGCCCTTCTTCGActacctcgtcggcgtggacgaggcgTCGAGTGTCCCGACCACGCGTGGGGCGGGTGCCGGCCCCGCCGTGCCCACGCCTgcggagctcgcgcgcatcgTCGAGGCGAATGAGGGACGGACGATCGGCCTGACCGTGTATAATGCCAAGACGCAGCGCGTGCGGG AGGTCCACCTCACCCCGTCCCGCGCCTGGTCGTCCACagccgagggcaaggagcgcgcgtcgctcctcggcctcagcgtgcgcgtgtgcAACCCGACACAGGCGCTCGACAACGTGTGGCACATTCTCGAAGTACTCGAGGGATCGCCTGCCGAG ATGGCGGGCCTCGTACCCTTCGGCGACTGGGTGTGCGGATGGGCCGGCGGTCCCCTGCACGGCGAGAACAGCTTctacgacctcgtcgaggct CACATTGACAAATCCCTCCGCCTCTACGTCTATTCTGCCGACTTGGACAACCTCCGCGAAGTGGTCGTCATTCCTAATGAGAAATGGGGCGGTTCTGGCCTCTTGGGCTGTGGCGTTGG CTACGGCATCCTGCACCGGATACCTCGCCCCGCGACTCCCCCGTCTCAGACGGACGGCTACGGCTCCCCGTTGGCAGTGACTGGCGGGCTGCCGCGAGACGTCGGGCGGGCGtag